In Oscillatoria salina IIICB1, the following are encoded in one genomic region:
- the mltA gene encoding murein transglycosylase A, producing the protein MKKTIALVSLGLGLTFSIPSLPVMAQLRPISVNPQSNALGMDEQIWGTPDSPGDKDALLRSIDHSLRYLSTPSAARAYQRYPVRGVTLSRVRRSLERFRELVVTSQSPAELQAAIEREFVFYKSVGRSSDGKVYFTAYYEPIYAASRTPSAEYRYPLYRKPSNFSSWRKPHPSRAELEGRDGTGRGGRLAGNELVWLRDRFEAFLVHIQGSARLQLPDGSVMTVGYGGNTDYPYNSVGREMIKDGLHPRDGFTLPKMIEIFQQRPELLDVYLPRNNRFIFFQETHGAPATGSLNVPVTADRSIATDKSLMPPGALALVRTEIPYFNQEGELEYRLVSRYVLDQDTGSAIKSPGRVDLFLGTGPEAGDRAGVVGGLGDLYYPLLRN; encoded by the coding sequence ATGAAAAAAACAATTGCTTTAGTCTCCTTGGGATTGGGACTTACCTTCTCGATTCCCAGTTTGCCAGTAATGGCTCAACTGCGACCGATAAGTGTCAACCCTCAGTCCAATGCTTTAGGGATGGACGAGCAAATCTGGGGTACTCCTGACTCACCTGGAGATAAAGATGCGCTGTTGCGATCGATAGACCATAGTTTACGTTATTTGTCTACGCCTAGTGCGGCGCGAGCTTATCAACGTTATCCGGTACGAGGAGTTACTCTTTCGCGAGTGCGGCGCTCTTTGGAACGTTTCCGCGAGTTGGTGGTTACTTCCCAAAGTCCCGCCGAATTACAAGCTGCAATTGAGCGCGAGTTCGTCTTTTATAAGTCGGTGGGGCGAAGCAGTGACGGCAAAGTTTACTTTACTGCTTATTACGAGCCAATTTATGCCGCTTCGCGCACGCCATCAGCCGAGTATCGCTATCCCCTGTATCGCAAACCGAGTAACTTTTCGAGTTGGCGGAAACCCCATCCTTCTCGTGCGGAATTAGAAGGAAGAGATGGTACTGGTAGAGGTGGTCGTTTAGCCGGAAACGAGTTAGTTTGGTTACGCGATCGCTTTGAAGCTTTTTTGGTTCATATCCAAGGTTCGGCTCGTCTTCAGCTTCCTGATGGCTCGGTGATGACTGTTGGCTATGGAGGTAATACGGATTACCCTTATAACAGTGTGGGTAGGGAAATGATTAAGGATGGTCTTCATCCTAGGGATGGCTTTACCTTACCGAAGATGATTGAAATTTTTCAGCAGCGCCCGGAATTGCTGGATGTATATTTACCTCGCAACAATCGCTTTATTTTCTTCCAAGAAACTCACGGCGCACCAGCAACAGGTAGCCTAAATGTACCCGTGACTGCCGATCGCTCGATCGCTACAGATAAGTCTCTCATGCCTCCTGGGGCTTTGGCACTCGTCAGAACCGAAATTCCTTATTTTAATCAAGAAGGCGAGCTAGAATACCGACTGGTAAGCCGCTACGTCCTCGATCAAGATACTGGTAGTGCGATTAAATCTCCAGGGCGTGTAGACTTGTTTTTGGGTACTGGTCCAGAAGCAGGCGATCGCGCTGGGGTTGTTGGTGGACTCGG